Genomic segment of Paenibacillus polymyxa:
TCCGCCCGCCAAAATAGGAATGCCCGTGCGTTCGCTGACCTCCTTAATCATCGGCGGAACAACACCGGGCAGCACCTCAATATAATCAGGTCGTGTTTTTTCCACCAGCGCGTAGCTTTTTTCCAGCGCAATCGTATCGAGCAGGAACACCCGCTGTACAGCAAGAATCCCCTTCTTTTTAGCGGTTGCGATCACCCCGGATCGGGTCGAAATAATCCCAAATGGCTTAATTTCCTGACACAAATATTCAGCCGCATACTCGTCATTCTTCAAGCCTTGCACCAGATCGGCATGCAGGAGCATTTGCTTGCTGCGACTCCTAGCCATCTGGTACAGGTTGCGTAGCTGCGCTACATGCGTATCCAGAAAAACAGCATACTCATAAGAACTGTCCAAAATACCCTCCAGCTGCTTCATATGCTTAGCTGCAGGTAAAATGCGTTGTCCCTGAAATGGCATGGATATCCCCCTTAGGCTGAATGTCGGTCAAACTCGTTCAAATTTTATATTATCACTCTGTTCGACGAACGTGAAGCGGTTTCATTGCAGATATGTATAAAGGCTGCCTTCCCTGCAATAGATGTCAGCAGGAAGAAGACAGCCTAATCGTTCAAAGGAACTGGATCAAATCACACGACGGCACCCTTAAAATGCTCTATAGTGTACTAGCCCTCAAACCCTTGGCGCAGCCATGAGGTAGCGAGCGTGATCGCACCGCGCTTGGCCGCGGTTTCCGACAATGGGTTCAGCATCACAAAGTCGTGGATGATGCCCTGAAAGCGTGCAGCGGTTACCTCTACCCCTGCTTCACGCAGCTTGTTCGCATAGGCCTCACCTTCATCGCGCAGCACATCGGCCTCGCCTGTAATGACCAGCGCACGCGGTAGCCCGTTGAGCTGCTCTGTGGTGGCACGTAACGGGGACGCCGTAATCTGCGCTCGTTCATTGGGATCTGTCGTATATTGATCCCAAAACCATTGCATTCCTTCGCGGCTCAGGAAATATCCTGTGGCGAACTCCTGGTAGGATTCTGTGTCAAAGGAAGCGTCCGTCACCGGATAAAATAACAACTGCTGCCGGATGGCAGGACCACTGCGTTCTTTGGCCAGCAGCGTTACAGCCGCGGTCATGTTGCCGCCGACACTGTCTCCGGCTATCGTCAGCGTATCGGGCTTCAGTCCATGCTCGCGCCCATGCTGCGTCACCCATTGAACGACCGCGTAAATTTCCTCAATCGCCGTCGGATATTTAACTTCAGGTGCCAAGCTGTATTCCGGGAATACAACGGCTGCCTGTGAGCCGACTGCCAATTCACGAATCAGACGATCATGCGTGTGGGCATTACCGAATACCCAGCCGGCTCCGTGAATATATACAATGACCGGCAGATCGCTTGTCACTTGTTGTGGACGAACAATTCTGACCTTTACCTCACCGCCAGGCCCACCTGGAATAGTTAGATCTTCTACATCTGCGGCAGGTTTGTCTGCTGGACCGGATTGAACCTCATTGACCGTTTCACGTCCTTTTTCAGGACCCAAATCATATAGAAACGGAGGCTTGGCATTATCGTCTGCAAATTTCTGTGCTGCCGGTTCAAGCTGTACTTTTTTACTCATATCGGTTCACTCTTCCTTTCTTATCTGTGGGCTACATATTTCCAATAGGCTTAAGTTTGCTCATTCAGTTTCACCTTATATATTTAAACGAGTTCCTCTCTTTCCAATCGGAGGACTTTAGTTTGCCCAACAGAAGAGCTTGACTTTTATTTTGTGTTGTAACTATAATAGTTACATATTAAAGTTCGTAAATGCACTGGGTACACTTACGATCAAACGAATGAATCATCCATCATCCACATCATATTTATAGGAGGCTATCTATTATGAAAATTGCAGTTATTGGTGCAACCGGTAAAGCAGGAAGTAATATCGTAAAAGAAGCATTAGACAGAGGACATGAAGTAACCGCCATCGTCCGTGACTCAGCTAAAGTAACAGAAAGTCGTGCTACTGTAGTACAAAAAGACGTTTTTGATCTGAAAACAGATGATCTGAAAGGGTTTGACGTAGTCGTTAATGCATTTGCCGCTCCACTCGGACAAGAGCATCTGCATGTCGATGCAGGTAACGTACTAATTGAAAGCCTGCGTAATGTATCCGGTACTCGCCTGATTGTTGTAGGTGGTGCAGGCAGCTTGTTCACTGACGAATCCCAAACACTTTTGGTAAAAGATGCTCCCGGCTTCCCTGATTTCGTATATCCAACAGCAAATAACCAAGGAAAAAACCTGGAAATTTTGCGTGGTACCAGCGACCTGAACTGGACTTTCATTAGTCCTTCTGCGGAATTTGCTCTGGGTAAACGCACAGGCTCTTACCAAGTGGGAAAAGACACGCTGTTGGTTAATTCCAAAGGTGCAAGCTATGTCAGCTACGAAGATTATGCAGTTGCCGTAGTGGACGAAATCGAAAAACCACAACATCTGAACCAACGTTTCACTGTCGTATCCGAGTCCTAATTACTGTGTTCTCGCAGCACATTTAGCATAAAAAAGACCCTTTGCCCATTCTCTCATGCAGCACGCTATGAGAAATTGAACCCGAAGGGTCTTTTTGTTATGACCTGTTGATACTCTCGTTATGACTTGTCAGTGCTGACCTTCTTTTCTATATCGTGAGCGGAAGTCTCCCTCTTATCGCTAAAACACAGCTTGAGAATCGGAGGCGAAGCCAAGGTCGTCAGAATGATGGCAATGATCACCGATGTAAAATATTGCTGTGCCAACAGACCCGACTGTAGACCGGTAGCTGCGATAATAAGTGCAACCTCGCCGCGAGATATCATCCCGGAGCCGATCGCAAGGGCAGAACGGTTATCGAAGCCCGTCAGCCGCGCCCCGAGTCCTCCCCCGATTAGCTTTGTCACCAGCGCAATCAGTGTCAAAACAACAACAAATCCGAGCTGCTGCCCTACTCCCTCAAAGGAAACATTTAATCCGATGCTGACAAAAAATACAGGAACAAAGATGGAATAAGCAATGGGTTCCACCTTTTCTTCTACAACGTGCTTAAAGCTGGTTTGTGCAATGGCAATCCCGGCCGCAAAGGCTCCGATAATCCCTGCCATCCCCAACGTATCCGCAAAATACGCAAACCCAAAGCAAATAATCAACGCAGTCGTGATGACTGCTTCAGTCACCTTGAGTGGAGCAAGTATTTTCATAACCCATGGAACAACGAACCAGCCCCCCAGAATAGCTACCACGAAGAAAACTAGCTTTTTGCCAACAAGAAGTCCCAACGAAGTTTCTCCACCCATACCGAATATACTCATTACTACCACTAGCAGCACCACGACAAGCACATCATCCAGCACTGCCGCACCCAAAATGGTCGAGCCTTCCCGGGTATTCAGCTTATTCATATCCTTGAGTACCTGTACCGTAATGCTTACCGAGGTAGCACTTAGAATAATTCCTAGAAACCAGCCTTCATGCACCGAGAATCCAAAGGCTTCCCCTACACCAAAACCACAAATTAGCGGTAAAATAATACCTCCAACCGCCACAGCTACCGCAGGCTTCCAGTTACGTCGAAGTTGATCCAAATCCGTCTCCAGTCCAGCAATGAACATCAGCAGCAGCACGCCGATTTCAGACATATCATGAATCAGCGAATCATTCTGAACCCATCCTAATACGGCTGGGCCCAGGACAATTCCTGCGATCAGCTTTCCCAACACCGCTGGTTGACCGAGCTTGACGGACAAATGACCCGCGACTTTTGTGAACAGTAGAATCAGCAGAAGATATAGTATAAATTGCATAGGCTGATAACCTCCTTTTATTTAATCCTTGAACTCATCTGCGCATAACCCACAATATTGAAGATACTGATAATCATAAAATGCTAAACAAACGTGCAAAATATGTGTCTGACCTGAAACAACCAGCTCGCAAAATAAAAAGGGAAACCTGAAATACAGCACAGGTTCCCTTAAAAAAGACATAAAGGAGCCTTGGTGACAGGCTCCTCCGGTAAATTCCTATATTCTTTTAATGTTGTCGGTCATACTTGCGCAAACGAGCAATTTTATCTATTAATTATATCTCTTCTGCAAACCCGTGTAAACGTGTTGAATCAATTTTCTGCTTTTTTCACATAGCGGTCGCGGTATTCGTGGTCCAGCATACTCATCAGAATCGAATCATGGTATTCATAATTGTAGAATAAAGCATCCCGCTGCACACCTTCGCGCTGAAATCCTACTTTTTCATAGCAACGAATGGCACGTTCATTAAAATCAAATACATTCAGCTCAATCCGATGCAGATTACAGATACCGAATCCGTAATCCAGCATAAGTACAAGCGCTTCGGTGCCGTAGCCTTTCCCCTGATTTCCCTGCTCATTGATCGCAATACGGATGTTGGCACTGCGGTTCAGGCTGTCCATATCCTGCAGGGCTATATCCCCAATGACACGATCATCTTCGCGAAGCGCAATCAACAGCAACAGGCTTGAGGTGTCCTGTCCTTTAGCTTCAATATAACGGGCAATTTGATCCTTGGTAAAGCTGCGTTGTGTGCCTGTCAGCCTCCGCACATCCTGATGGAACAATGTATTATAGTATAGCTCGGTGTCCTCTACGTTAACGGGACGCAAGTACACCCGTGATCCTTCAAGTAACCGTGCCACAGGCTCTGAGGCTGAAGTTTGTTGAGTCATCATGATCTCTCCCATGCTAATAATATAAATGACGAAAATCAAAGCAAATTATTGCGCAAGTTTGACTACGCAAGGTCTGCATTTTGCTCCGTAGTCAGGCTAGAATCAGCGAGGGACTCGCGCCAAATTACGGATTGAAGCAGCAGGCCTGCCAAACCCAAGATTCCAACAGTCATCCCGATCCAGACAAAAGCCGTTCCCGCCCCTGCTATTCGGATTAATACTCCCCCTGCAAGCGGGCAAACGACCATGATTGCTCCAATCACGGTACTTTGGATACCAAAGACGCGCCCCACCATATCAGCAGGGGTTTTGGCTTGTAATATATAATTCTGGGTGATAATGTACAGGCCGTTGCCCACGCCCAGCACGGCCCCAATCATAAGCAGTCCGGGAAATCCTGTTCCGGGTCGCGCCCAGCCTAAAGCAGCAATAGCTCCGCCAACCAGTACATATCCACCACCTAGCCCCCAGCCTGCGCTTATGCGATTCAAGCGATTAAGCACAAGCATGCAGCCGACGGCGCCAGCCCCAATGGCTGAAACCAGCCAGCCAAGCAGTGATTCATTACCCGGAGCGAGCACTCGCAGCAATGTAGGGAACTGGTAGTCGATCATGAGAATGGCGATCAAGCCGAAAAGTCCGAATATAAGCGTATGCAAAAGCATTCGACTGCGCCATAAGAACGCCCAGCCCTCACGCCATTGGTTGAAAAAACGAGATGCGCGGACATGCTCCTCCTGCATTTTGGCTTCATCGGCCTTAGGCGCTGTATGGGCAGCCGCCTTTCCTTGCTGCCCGGCTGCAACAGCTTGTTGGTCTGCGCTGGCCAGCGCCGGACCGATTCCGCGGAGCGGCCACAGCAACAGGCCGGAACAGAGACGCAGCAATGCATTGAGAATAATGCATGCCTGAGGGGACAACACAGTCAAGGTCATAGCGCCCAGTAATGGCCCTGCCACTTTGGAGGCCTGATTGACCAGCCCATTCAGCGAGGTCGCCCGAAACAGGTCGTCGCTGGCGACTACCGTGCGGGTTAAGCCTTGCTGTGAAGGCATTTGGAATACGCCAGCCGCCGCGCGCAGACCGAGCAAAGGCAGCAGCCACGCCGGGCCCGGGACGGCGAGGATCGCCAGCGTCAATAAGGCGATAGCTGCATCGCAGACGATCATCAGCCTGGCCTTGTGTACCCGGTCGGCTAACGTGCCCGCGATGGAACCCAGCAGCAGACCCGGTAGGGCCATCACTACCGGAATCAGCGCAATCATCATAGGGTCGGCTTCCCAGCGATAGGCAACAAGCACCTGAATGGCGATAGCATCAAACCAATCGCCAAAGGAGGCAGCCGTGTGCGCCGCAAACATCCGCCGAAAACGGCCATTGCGCCAAATGCTAGGCGTGGATTGCAGTTCTTTCTTTTCCTTCATTATCTACTCACCCTGCTCTCATTTTCAGCTTCTTTAGCAATAAGAACATTCTAGCGGGTCTATATCAGAGGAAAATCAGACAGCTAAAAACATCAGACAACAGAAAGTGTTTGCTCCAACCAGTGCCTTAGCGCCTGACGATGCAGTGTTAAACTGTTGTCCCGGTCAAGCCGATCATATTGAGCCGCATATTTCTCTTCCAGCGTGGGATAGGTGCCACAGAGCTTCAAAAAACCGCGGATTTGGCAGACCGCCTTGATTTTTAGCAATTCCTGTTTAGCCATATCAAGGGTATCCAGCCCTTCATCCATAAGCCGCTCGGCGTTGTTCACATCTCCAGTACGCAAAAACATAAGTCCGCGCATCATGCGATAACGGCCCAGTTCGCGTAAATACGGAGCCTCCGACAGCATGCCTTCCAGACGATCAGACAGTTCCGCAGCCTTTTCCATATGATTGGAAACCAGATGCATGTACATCTCCATCAGTGCAACAGGCATCACAAATTTATCGAGATTATCCCGTTCCATTACCCTCAAGGTTAGTGGTAGACCTTCCTGTGCGCGTTCAGGTTCTCCATTTTCCACATAAGCCTCCAAGATGTTGAGAATGCGTAATTCCCGTTCCTGTTCACTGGACAGCAGCCTGCTGGAAAGCGCACACTCACATAGAGCAATCTCCTCATCCGTTACCCCTGCTGTGCCCGTAAATAGCAGCAACATCCAATACAATCGGTCTACAGGGGCAAAATCCTCCCGCTTCAAGAACCAGGACACATCCGCCTGTACAAAACGGGTATACATTTGATAAAAGGCGGACATTTGAAAACCCAACTGCTCCTGCTGGGCAGCCAGCGCTACGATGGAATTCCCCTGCCCCAACAGCTGGTATTTCCGGAAAAGTCCATGTACGGCGTCCTGCACCTCCTGATCGAGCAAGGACGGATGATTCTGTGGCTGCACGTCAGTCAAGGTCAAGCTGTAGCCATACCCTCTAACCGTATGAATACGGAGCCCATCCCATGACTTCAGTTTTTTGCGCAATCTATAGATATGATCATCCACCGTACGTTCCACCGGATACTCCAGCGGCCACACACGATTCAGCAGTTGTTCCCGGGTGAACACCTGACTCCGGTTATCGTACAGAAAGCGCAACAGCGCAAATTCTTTAGCCAACAACATAACACGATCTGCATTACAGACCACACTGTAGCCATCTGCATCAAATTGTAGCCTGATCATCCACCTCGCCTCCGACATATCGTTTCTTAGCTGCACCCAGCCCTATAAACATAAGCAACACACTCAGATACAAGAGCAGCAGCAGTGGGATTGTCCAGCCTTGCGTCGCATCATGCAAATAACCGAACAGTGTCGGCCCGGTCGCTGCTAGCAAATAACCAAAGGATTGTGCCATACCAGACAGCTCTGCTGCCTGCTGCGGTGTCCGCGTCCGCAAATTAAAGAACATCATCACTAACGGGAAAGCAAAACCACCCGCTATACCGATACAAATGACCCAAATCACACTCCACTGTGTAGCCCCAAGCAGAAATCCACCCAGACCGATAAAATACAGCGCAGCCATAATTAGAACCAATACCCGCTGATCCTTTACCCGCGCTGCCCAAATAGGCACAATAAAAGTAAATGGCATTTGTGAAAACTGCAGCACGGACAGCATCCATCCCGCAGTCTCTGAATCCATCCCCTGTCCGCTCATCATTTCGGGAAACCAAGCGGCAGGAACATAGAACAGGGCAGATTGCAGCCCCATAAACAGCGTCACCTTCCAAGCCAAAGACGATGTATACACATTCACAGTTCGGGCAGACACTGCCGCTTTATTGGCTGTTTTGCGGGCCTTAAGGAGTTGGGGCACCCAGAGTAAGATTCCTACGACACCCACAATCGCCCATATTCCCAGAGCACCGCGCCAGCCCATACCTCCGTTCAGAGCCAGCGGTATACTCAGCCCGGATGCTGTTGCAGCAACCACATTCATGGATACTGAGTATACGCCGGTCATCAGTCCGCTGTTGCGAGGAAACTCCTCTTTGATCAGACTGGGCAGCAACACATTACACACGGCAATAGCCAGTCCCAGCATGGCGGTCCCGACAAATAATGCGGTCACCCCCAGCGTTGAGCGCACCACAATACCTGCGGTCAACAGCAGCAAGGCTGTAAAAATAATAAGAGATGACCCGAAGCGGCGCGACAGTTTAGCTACAAAAGGCGACAACAGGGCAAAAGCCAGCAACGGCAATGTCGTTAATAGGCCACTCAGTGTATTCGAAATATGCAAAGAATCCTTAATCAAACCGATAAGAGGTCCTACCGAGGTAATCGAGGCGCGCAGATTGGCACCTACCAGAATGATCCCTATGGCAAGCACCCAAGGACCGGCATGCCACAAAGATTTGTATACCAAAGCTCGTTGGTGTTGCTGTGAACTCATCTCTCCATTCTCCAATCTATCTGTGTTATGCTCAAAGGCTCCAACCAAGTGTACGGCTGGAGCCTAGCAACTTTTCTCTCATTAAATTATAAAGGCATTCGTGCCATATGCATAGGACGGATCGAAACAGCGCTCCAAGTCTTCAAGTTCAGCATATAGCTTCATTAAAAAATAAAAGCTGCCTGAAAGGATAGTTCCCTTTTGAGGCAGCTTTCAGTTCATAAACTTCGATGCGACCAGCGCTGCTTAACGTACCAGCCAGCCGCCGTCCACCGCCAAGATATGACCGTTCATGTAGTCGGAACCCTGACTGGCGAGGAAAACCACAACTCCCATCAAATCAGACGGATCGCCCCAACGACCCGCAGGAATACGCGACAAGATTTCTTGATTGCGACTTTCATCCGCACGGATTGGAGCTGTATTTGCCGTAGCAATATAACCCGGCGCAATCGCATTAATCTGAACGTTATGAACCGCTAGCTCGTTCGCAAATGCCTTGGTCAAACCAGCTACCGCATGCTTGCTCGCTGTATACGGCGGAACGAACTTGCCACCCTGAAAAGCAAGCATAGAAGCGACATTGATAATCTTCCCGCTTTTTTGCTCTACCATCACCTTTGCCACTTCCTGGCTCAGGTGATATACGGCATTCAGGTTAATCTCCATAACAGCGTCCCAATCCTCATCTTTATACTCCAGCAGAGGGGCGCGACGAATCGTACCTGCATTGTTTACAAGGATATCAATTTTACCGAATTCATTGACGCATTCTTCTACAATTTTCTTAATGGATTCTTTCTCTGTCAGATCAGCCTGATAAAAGGCAACCTTCACACCCGTTGGCTCCAGCAAACGTCTTGTTTCTTCATATTCATCATTGTTAGCTACAATGAACAGATTTGCACCTGCTTTGGCCAAGGCTACGGAATATCCTTGACCCAAACCAGTGTTGCCTCCTGTTACAATCGCCGTTTTACCTTTTAGACTGAAAAAATCCAATGAAAAATTGTCCAGACCCATGCCTACGCCTCCATCACAAATTAGTATAAAAACCTATAATTCCTGAAGCCTACAGCGCTGCGCGTACTTCCTTATATTTAGCTACATAACGTGCTGCATTTTCTGTGATCAAGTCGTAGCGACCTTCCTTGGCTGGAGCCGTCAAATTACCCCCAATTCCCACGGCTACACATCCGTTACGCAGCCAGGTTTCCATATTGTCCAGATCAACGCCACCAGTTGGCATAATCTGTACATGAGGCATTGGACCTCTGACAGCCTTAACAAAGTCCGCCCCCATTGCACTGCCTGGGAACAACTTCACGACATCGCTACCCAATTTCATGGCTTCCTTGATCTCATTCAGCGTCATACAGCCGGGCATATAAGGAATCGCGTACAAATTGCATAGCTTCGCTGTTTCTTCTTCAAAAGAAGGACTCACGACAAACTCTGCTCCGGCTAGAATAGCAATTCTTGCCGTCAGTGACTCCAGTACCGTTCCTGCACCAATCACTGCCCGATCCTTAAATTCGTCTCTCAATCTTCGAATGACCTGATCCGCATCCGGCGTCGTAAACGTAAGCTCAATATTATCCAAGCCGCCTTCAATGCAGGCTTTAGACATTAGATATGCTTCCTCCGCCGTGTTTCCCCGAATGACTGCGACGACACCTACTGAAGTGATATGTTCCAAAACTTTCTTTTTCGTCATGTTCCTGATCCTTTCCACGAATGGGATGACCATGTACCCTCAGCCACTTGCAGATTCACGCCCCAATACACTAATTGGATTAACGCAACTCGCTCATGGCAACCTGATCCATGTCTTTATATGTTTTATTTTCACCGGCCATGCCCCAAATGAAGGTATAGCTGCCCGTAGCCGCACCGCAGTGGATAGACCAAGGTGGAGAAATAACGGCTTCATCATTTTTCATCACCAGATGGCGCGTTTCGTTCGGTTCACCCATCAGGTGGAACATTCTCGCATTCTCATCCAGTTCAAAGTAGAAATACACTTCCATCCGACGGTCATGAACATGTGTCGGCATGGAGTTCCACACACTGCCGTTCTCCAACGTCGTCATCCCCATAACCAATTGGCAACTTTGAATGCCTTCATCATGGATAAAGCGACGCAACGTACGGTTGTTAGCTGTTTCCTGCGAACCCAGACTTTCAGACGGTACATCGGCAAAAGACTGCTTCGTCGTCGGATACGTGGTATGAGCCAAGGCCGAAACGATATAAAATTTCGCAGGCTTTTCACTGGAATCGCTTTCAAAGATCAACTCCTTGCCCCCTCTGCCTACATAGAGACAGTCTTTTGTGGCCAGCTCGTAAGTTTCACCGTCCACCTTGACCGTACCGCTGCCGCCGACATTAAAAATGCCCAGTTCGCGGCGCTCCAGGAAAGTTTCCGCTTTGATTTGATCGTTACCTTCCAGCGCAACAGATTTATTCACGGGATAAATGCCCCCGATAATGACACGATCTTCATGCGTATAGACCAGCTTTACCTCCTCAGGTACAAACAGTTCCTGGATCAAATAGTGCTGACGCAACTCTTCAGTCGTAAAATGCTTGGCATGTTCGGGATGAGTTGAATAACGCATTTCCATAAAAACATTCCTCCTGTTTAGATAAACTTTTTTATCAACGGAATTGTTATAAAAGCGGTTTCTAACTCTACTTCTTAGCTAGAATTGTAATAATTATCTAAGAGGGTGTCAACCCAAAACTTCACTATTCCTAGAAAAACCCTTAGTACATACGAAGTTTTACACGCTTTTTACCTTTTGATAAACAAAACCACATTTTTTTATCTGTATTACCTAAAAAGTTTTTATCCAATATATCAACTTCATCATTGTGAAAAACCGATTTATGTGATAATTTCAATTTATTCAGTTGGTGCATGCGCTTACAGATTAAGTTTACTAAACATAAGGAGGAATACAAATGACCGCAACATTGGATGCTGTTACCTTCGGAGAACCGATGGCCATGTTTTATGCCAATGAAGCAGGCTCTCTGGATGAGGTGCGTTCATTCACCAAAGCGTTGGCCGGGGCAGAGACGAATGTTTCAGCCGGTTTGGCGCGTTTGGGTCTACGGGCGGGACTCGTGACCAAACTCGGCGAGGA
This window contains:
- a CDS encoding glycerol-3-phosphate responsive antiterminator yields the protein MPFQGQRILPAAKHMKQLEGILDSSYEYAVFLDTHVAQLRNLYQMARSRSKQMLLHADLVQGLKNDEYAAEYLCQEIKPFGIISTRSGVIATAKKKGILAVQRVFLLDTIALEKSYALVEKTRPDYIEVLPGVVPPMIKEVSERTGIPILAGGLIRTPEDVEAALAAGATAVTTSNKQLFEHYKQ
- a CDS encoding alpha/beta hydrolase, encoding MSKKVQLEPAAQKFADDNAKPPFLYDLGPEKGRETVNEVQSGPADKPAADVEDLTIPGGPGGEVKVRIVRPQQVTSDLPVIVYIHGAGWVFGNAHTHDRLIRELAVGSQAAVVFPEYSLAPEVKYPTAIEEIYAVVQWVTQHGREHGLKPDTLTIAGDSVGGNMTAAVTLLAKERSGPAIRQQLLFYPVTDASFDTESYQEFATGYFLSREGMQWFWDQYTTDPNERAQITASPLRATTEQLNGLPRALVITGEADVLRDEGEAYANKLREAGVEVTAARFQGIIHDFVMLNPLSETAAKRGAITLATSWLRQGFEG
- a CDS encoding NAD(P)-dependent oxidoreductase → MKIAVIGATGKAGSNIVKEALDRGHEVTAIVRDSAKVTESRATVVQKDVFDLKTDDLKGFDVVVNAFAAPLGQEHLHVDAGNVLIESLRNVSGTRLIVVGGAGSLFTDESQTLLVKDAPGFPDFVYPTANNQGKNLEILRGTSDLNWTFISPSAEFALGKRTGSYQVGKDTLLVNSKGASYVSYEDYAVAVVDEIEKPQHLNQRFTVVSES
- a CDS encoding cation:proton antiporter is translated as MQFILYLLLILLFTKVAGHLSVKLGQPAVLGKLIAGIVLGPAVLGWVQNDSLIHDMSEIGVLLLMFIAGLETDLDQLRRNWKPAVAVAVGGIILPLICGFGVGEAFGFSVHEGWFLGIILSATSVSITVQVLKDMNKLNTREGSTILGAAVLDDVLVVVLLVVVMSIFGMGGETSLGLLVGKKLVFFVVAILGGWFVVPWVMKILAPLKVTEAVITTALIICFGFAYFADTLGMAGIIGAFAAGIAIAQTSFKHVVEEKVEPIAYSIFVPVFFVSIGLNVSFEGVGQQLGFVVVLTLIALVTKLIGGGLGARLTGFDNRSALAIGSGMISRGEVALIIAATGLQSGLLAQQYFTSVIIAIILTTLASPPILKLCFSDKRETSAHDIEKKVSTDKS
- a CDS encoding GNAT family N-acetyltransferase; translated protein: MMTQQTSASEPVARLLEGSRVYLRPVNVEDTELYYNTLFHQDVRRLTGTQRSFTKDQIARYIEAKGQDTSSLLLLIALREDDRVIGDIALQDMDSLNRSANIRIAINEQGNQGKGYGTEALVLMLDYGFGICNLHRIELNVFDFNERAIRCYEKVGFQREGVQRDALFYNYEYHDSILMSMLDHEYRDRYVKKAEN
- a CDS encoding MFS transporter, which produces MKEKKELQSTPSIWRNGRFRRMFAAHTAASFGDWFDAIAIQVLVAYRWEADPMMIALIPVVMALPGLLLGSIAGTLADRVHKARLMIVCDAAIALLTLAILAVPGPAWLLPLLGLRAAAGVFQMPSQQGLTRTVVASDDLFRATSLNGLVNQASKVAGPLLGAMTLTVLSPQACIILNALLRLCSGLLLWPLRGIGPALASADQQAVAAGQQGKAAAHTAPKADEAKMQEEHVRASRFFNQWREGWAFLWRSRMLLHTLIFGLFGLIAILMIDYQFPTLLRVLAPGNESLLGWLVSAIGAGAVGCMLVLNRLNRISAGWGLGGGYVLVGGAIAALGWARPGTGFPGLLMIGAVLGVGNGLYIITQNYILQAKTPADMVGRVFGIQSTVIGAIMVVCPLAGGVLIRIAGAGTAFVWIGMTVGILGLAGLLLQSVIWRESLADSSLTTEQNADLA
- a CDS encoding winged helix-turn-helix domain-containing protein; translation: MIRLQFDADGYSVVCNADRVMLLAKEFALLRFLYDNRSQVFTREQLLNRVWPLEYPVERTVDDHIYRLRKKLKSWDGLRIHTVRGYGYSLTLTDVQPQNHPSLLDQEVQDAVHGLFRKYQLLGQGNSIVALAAQQEQLGFQMSAFYQMYTRFVQADVSWFLKREDFAPVDRLYWMLLLFTGTAGVTDEEIALCECALSSRLLSSEQERELRILNILEAYVENGEPERAQEGLPLTLRVMERDNLDKFVMPVALMEMYMHLVSNHMEKAAELSDRLEGMLSEAPYLRELGRYRMMRGLMFLRTGDVNNAERLMDEGLDTLDMAKQELLKIKAVCQIRGFLKLCGTYPTLEEKYAAQYDRLDRDNSLTLHRQALRHWLEQTLSVV
- a CDS encoding CynX/NimT family MFS transporter; protein product: MSSQQHQRALVYKSLWHAGPWVLAIGIILVGANLRASITSVGPLIGLIKDSLHISNTLSGLLTTLPLLAFALLSPFVAKLSRRFGSSLIIFTALLLLTAGIVVRSTLGVTALFVGTAMLGLAIAVCNVLLPSLIKEEFPRNSGLMTGVYSVSMNVVAATASGLSIPLALNGGMGWRGALGIWAIVGVVGILLWVPQLLKARKTANKAAVSARTVNVYTSSLAWKVTLFMGLQSALFYVPAAWFPEMMSGQGMDSETAGWMLSVLQFSQMPFTFIVPIWAARVKDQRVLVLIMAALYFIGLGGFLLGATQWSVIWVICIGIAGGFAFPLVMMFFNLRTRTPQQAAELSGMAQSFGYLLAATGPTLFGYLHDATQGWTIPLLLLLYLSVLLMFIGLGAAKKRYVGGEVDDQATI
- the kduD gene encoding 2-dehydro-3-deoxy-D-gluconate 5-dehydrogenase KduD; the protein is MGLDNFSLDFFSLKGKTAIVTGGNTGLGQGYSVALAKAGANLFIVANNDEYEETRRLLEPTGVKVAFYQADLTEKESIKKIVEECVNEFGKIDILVNNAGTIRRAPLLEYKDEDWDAVMEINLNAVYHLSQEVAKVMVEQKSGKIINVASMLAFQGGKFVPPYTASKHAVAGLTKAFANELAVHNVQINAIAPGYIATANTAPIRADESRNQEILSRIPAGRWGDPSDLMGVVVFLASQGSDYMNGHILAVDGGWLVR
- a CDS encoding bifunctional 2-keto-4-hydroxyglutarate aldolase/2-keto-3-deoxy-6-phosphogluconate aldolase; translated protein: MTKKKVLEHITSVGVVAVIRGNTAEEAYLMSKACIEGGLDNIELTFTTPDADQVIRRLRDEFKDRAVIGAGTVLESLTARIAILAGAEFVVSPSFEEETAKLCNLYAIPYMPGCMTLNEIKEAMKLGSDVVKLFPGSAMGADFVKAVRGPMPHVQIMPTGGVDLDNMETWLRNGCVAVGIGGNLTAPAKEGRYDLITENAARYVAKYKEVRAAL
- the kduI gene encoding 5-dehydro-4-deoxy-D-glucuronate isomerase, which translates into the protein MEMRYSTHPEHAKHFTTEELRQHYLIQELFVPEEVKLVYTHEDRVIIGGIYPVNKSVALEGNDQIKAETFLERRELGIFNVGGSGTVKVDGETYELATKDCLYVGRGGKELIFESDSSEKPAKFYIVSALAHTTYPTTKQSFADVPSESLGSQETANNRTLRRFIHDEGIQSCQLVMGMTTLENGSVWNSMPTHVHDRRMEVYFYFELDENARMFHLMGEPNETRHLVMKNDEAVISPPWSIHCGAATGSYTFIWGMAGENKTYKDMDQVAMSELR